The window TCTTTTTCGTGCCGCAAAGAAAGTTGGAAGATCTCAGGAGATGGAGCTTTTATGTTTTAACCAGGCCCTATCCGGATTGGATCATTTTCTCAAACCCATCCAAATCTTTATTAACATTAGCCCGGACACCCTGATCCAGCATCACGAAAAAATGATCCATGCGATTAAAAAATATCGTCAGCACCAAAATCGGATCATCATTGAACTGGCCGAGATCGGCCTCAAGGAGAAGAGAAGGATGGCGCTGGCTGAAATTCTGATGGACATTAAACAAACCGGCATCCAGGTTGCACTGGATGATGTGGGATCAGGGGACCGGAGCTTTTCCAATATCTGCGAACTGCCTGCGGACTATCTCAAGATCGACCGGAGTATTATCCAGGGCCTCACGAAGTACCAAAACGGTTCGGCTCCTCACTACCTGACAGCCTTGGAAGCAATGCTCAGTATCGCCGGAAACCTGGGAGCCAAAGTGATTGCCGAAGGGGTCGAGACGCCAAAACAGTACGAAATAGTCAAAAGTGCCGGGGTTCATCTGGCCCAAGGGTTTTACTTCTCACAGCCCAGACCGGTGGAATACTGGAAGTTCAAGGAGGTGACAACATGCTAATCGGAGTGGATCTCTGCAACACCGTAACCAACATTAACTACGAGCTGCTTCAACGTTTCAACATCAGCCTAAAACAGTATCCGGCGCCGGAAGTACCGAAGGATTTTTTCACCTCCGCCGAAGGGCTCAAACTGTTTTTGAATGCCCGACCCTATACCGGCGCCCAGGAAGCTTTATTTCGAATGGCCGAAGAGGGATACCGCGTGGTTTATATGACCAGCCGGCCCAAACTGGCCGAGTTTGTAACCCGGAAGTGGTTACAAAAACATGGATTTCCTGCGGGCAGTGTAGAGTTTATTCCCGGCGACGAAAAAGCCACGATGGCCCGGGATTCAGGGATGGTGGCTTTCTTTGATGATGACCCGACCGTCATCCGGGGGCTGATCGAAAAAGAGATCCCGGTTTTTGTGAAAGCAGCCCCCTATAACGCCGCACTTTCCAGTCCCAACATTGTGCGGTTTACCGACTGGAAGCAGATGAATTCTTTAAACCAAATAATAAAGGGAGTGACCTCTCAATGTTAACAAAAATTCTTGCCATTGATGTCGGCTACAGCCATGTCAAAGCCGTCTCTACGGAAAGCCGGATTTTGATTCCATCCATCGTGTCCCCATACCAGGAGATGGTTCTGGCGGATCTCTCCAGTACCGATACAGGCCATTTGGTGAAGGTGAAAAAGGTGGATGGAACCACCATCATCTACTTTGTAGGCGAACTGGCGGTAAAAGAGGGCCGGGGCGCCACCTTTACCTTGGACCGCCAGAAACATAAACACCCCAATCACGATATCCTGGTACTGACAGCCTCCAGGATCTTGGAAGCTCAACCGGGGTCTACCCTGGGAGTTGGTCTGCCGGTAGCGTATTACCGGACCCAGCGCGAGGAATTGATTCAACACCTGATGGGGGTTCATGGGGATATCAGCGTAAATGACAGTATTTTGAGGCGTATCAGCTTCGGTAAGGTGATTGTCTATCCCCAGGGTGCTGCGGCCCTTATAACGGCTCCTGGGCTTCCTCAGAACGGGCTGGTACTCCTGGTGGACGTGGGATATAAAACCACCGACTACATTGTGGCGGAAGTGGTCGGCGGGAAAGTGCGGCCGGTTTCCAACCTCTGCGGTAGCGTGGAAACCGGGATTTATGCCGTCCATGAAACCATTGCCCTTGAATATCAGAATCAAACTGGAATGCCCCTGTCCGTGGTAAATGTGCCGCAGGTCCTCAGCGAAGAGGGGAAGATTATCCACTACGGCCGGGAAATCGATTTCAACCTGACGCTGGAAAAAATTAAAACCGAAATCGCCATGAACATCGTCGATCAGGTTACCGCCCGACTGGGGGAACGAATGGCCTTTGTCCGCAAGGCCTACCTGGCTGGCGGCGGAGCCAAATGCTTACCGGTTCTCTCATCCATGTTTCCGGTTACCACCATCTTGCCCAACGCCCAGTGGGCCAACGCAGAAGGGATTTTGGCGGTTGTGAAGCAGACGGAAGAGGCGTTATAGACGGAAACCGTTTTGTCCGACAAGTTTAAACCAGGAATACTCCGGGCTGAAGGCTCTTTTTTTATGTACTTGTCCGACAGAATTTTATTAATAAAAACTTGTCGGACAAACTTACTAAAATCAACCGTTAGCCCTTGATTATATTGAAAACGAGGTGTCCGACAAATGGCGTTTGATAAGAAATTGGATATTCGTCTGCCGGCGGATCATCCTTTGCTGCAGTTCCCCCAAAAAATCCGAAGCCAAAAGGCACGAGAAGCCATAGAGGCCGGGTTGGCTGTAAATCAAGTCCTTGGAGAAATCAAAAACCTACTCTACGCCCTAGATATGCGGATGGGAAAACTGGAAAATTCATTAGAAATACTTCAAACCAGTGGCATTCAGCCTATTGAAAATAAAGAGGCGGAAAGAGAAGAAGCCCAAGCCAATGTTCAGTTTGACGTGGATGCTTTCATGAACCTGATGTGATGTGAATTTGAGTACGGGGAGCTGATATTGTGGATGACGTAAAATTCAAGGTTGGGGTGAAAGAAAGAAGAAAAAGAGCCGAGCTTACACTCCCACCTCTCACATTTCATCATTTGGACTCATGGAGAAAGACCCTCGGGAATGATGCTTTTTTAGCCTGGCAGGTACTCTACACATTAGCAGACCGTCAAGCCTATCCGGAAACTCATGTCATTCATCACTTTGATTATACCCGGCTGGCGGAGCGATTTGGATGTAAAAAAGACAAAGCTCTTCAACTGATCAAAACCCTGTTTGAATACGGGCTTATTGAAATTTGTGAAGAAAAAAATAAATTCGGTGGCACAACGAACCTCTATGTATGGTGTGATGTGCCTTTCTATTCGGAGACCATCTATTGCGATTTGGAAAAGAGGCGTCACTGGAAAGATCGGAACTCTGAAGGTCAAAAACTCGCTGCCATGAGGAAAATCAATCAAAAAGAAAGCCGTTCGGAAAAACCGAATGGCTCCGAGCCGTTCGGAAAAATAGAACGGCAGCCATTCGGAAAAATCGTACGGGAGCCGTTCGGAAATTCCGAATGTATTAATAATACAAATAATAATATTTCAAATTATAATAAATCAAATCATTCATCCTTCCATCCTTCCGTTAGTGAAGGTATGAAAGAGTATCCTCCTAATGCGGGAAGGAAAGAAGGATTGAATGAGGATGGAATGAAAAATCAATTAATCAATCAAAAGCAACTTGAGGAAGATATCGAAGTCGTTAAAAAGTATTTCTTTGAGAAGGTATCAGAGGATCAGGACATCGTTCCCTTTTTGCAAAGGTGGGTAAAGGAGAGTAACAAGGATACTGTACTTTACTGCATCGACCGGCTATTGGAGCAGGAAGAAGTGAAATTCACAATCCAGTGGTTGGAAAAAGCGATTGAGAACCCTGAAAAATACCCAAAAAAAATTAAATATGCAAAAAAAGATTCAGGCAATAACAAAAAACAAGTTTATTTGCGATCCATGTATTCATAAAGCAATGCGAAAAAGCATTTAAAGGAGATGGATTGGTTTGAAAAAAATTGTTTGTGAAATAATCTCTAGCCCGGATCATGTGATCAAGTTTATCGAGGAATCCATGTTTGGATTCGATGAGACAAGGGTGAAATTCAAAGCAACCAGGGAAAAAGAAGCGTATCTGATAATTGAATTAGTCAACAAAATTCCTGCACTGAGCTGGTTTGAAGCAGCTGAAAAATGGTTGCGTGAAAAACGATATTTCAAAGGGAAACACGCCTTTAAGATCGTCGGGGTGACTACTTACGGAATAGCTATATATGACGATGCTCATCTTGCAAGGAAAGACGTGTCCGTTTTTATCCCATGGAGCAACATTGCCGGCATCCATACTCACACAGATGAAGATCTTGTAGAGATGGAAAATGAAGTTAAAAGGCTACCATACTTACATCGCGAGGGCGGAAAATAAATTCCGGACGTTTGTTCGTGTTGTACTCGAAAAAACAGATAATATTGGGGTGGTTGAGAATGAGAATCTTTTTCGATCGCCCTTTGTTTTTCCCCCCGCCCAGGCTCCCCCGGGTCGCCCTCCCCAAACTCCTTACCCCATAGGGGAATACAACGCATAAGCGAGCCGGAGGCCGCGCCTGGCCCGGCCCCAGGTGTCATACCGGGTGCGCGCCCCGGCCCCGGGAACCCGGCACCGAGGTCCAGGCCGCCCAGGTCAAGGCCTCAGGCGTATGACAACAGTCGAACGACAAGAAAATCGTTCACCTAAGTGAACAACCGGTTTTTCCCCGGCCCGGTTTCCCAGGCACCCAGGAACCTGGCCCCGGGACCCAGGGGCGGCCCAGGTACCCGGGAACCTGGAACCCGGGAAAACCAGGACCAGGCCAAGGCCGATCCAGGAGCCGGGACCGGGAACCTGGATACCCAGGAGCCAGGGCTGGGTTTCCGTTGCGGCCGGGGTCTTGTTCCCGTGAGAAAGAACAAGACCCCGGCCGCAACGGCCAGGTAACCGGGACCCGGAGGCCGGACTGACAGAAAGAGGTGAAGAGGATAAGCACAAGGGAATCTTTACGGCTGCCGGTGGAGATGGCGTCGAAGGTGCAACGGGAGGCGGCCCGGAGACATACAACGAAAACGGCGGTCATCATCGAGGCACTGGAGTGTTATTTCGGCAAACAAGAGATGGTTTTGACCATGGCGGCGTTTATGGCGTCATCGGAACTACTGGCCATGGCCAGGAAACAGGAGGCGGAGGATCTGAGGAAGAGGATGATTCAACAGGCCCGGACGCTTCTGGAGGTGAACAGGGATGATATTCACACGGCTGGCTCGGGACAACAAAAAGATCGTCAAGGTGTTGGGACTGGTGAGTCCCCTGTTTGATACCCGTCGGGAAAATCTCACGCCCAGGGAATACTGGCAGGACGGCACGTACTTCACCCACCCGGCCCGGGCCAAGGCGGTCCTGGTTAACCTGGAACCGGGGCGGCGCCTGGACCGGGAGGCCATGGTTTCCCTGGGGCGCCAGGGGGCGGGGCTCCTGGAGGCCCGGACTGGGCTGGTCACGGACTGGTGCGGGGGGATCTCCAAGGACGGTCGGCGGGTGGTGCTGGTGTTTAAGACGCTGGCTCATGATAACAGGACCTGGCGCAGGCGGGAGCTGTGGGTGGAGCCGGAGGATCTGCGGGCCATGGCGGAGCTGGTCCCCCGGCGGGGCAAGGACAGGGACCGGTGGCAGCACCGGAGGCGGGGGATGGAGCGCGGGCGGTAGGGGGTGAGGTGTTCACTTAAGTGAACGAAAGGGGGTGGAAGTGTATCCGGTACAGCGAATGTAAGGACTGCCCGTGCGGGAACTGCGAATCCCGGAGGGAGCAATGCCCGGGGTGTAAGGAGATGGCCTATTGTCAATCTCTAAAGCAGGCGCGGGGTGTCCGGTGGCATCATGGGGAGGGCTTTGGCTGTCATGTAAAGACAATTCGAAGGGAGTGTGGTGCTAATGAATAAAGGTCCAGAGGCCGTTCACTTAAGTGAACGAATGGAAGGTCTCTTGCAGGGACACCGTACAGTATTTGGTTCTACAAGGCAGGGAATGAGTTTTTGCACAGGTATTTCCAGACTAACGGAAGATTTGAAGGATTTTGAGAGCCTCGTGATTACCGATCCTAAAATTGAGTGGATGCGTGATGGGATCGATGGTAAGAGGCAGGATTTTTATCTTGCTCTGGCGGGGCTGGTTATGTATGGTGGCAGGTTTAAGGCAGGGGATAAGAACTTAAGCACCATGATGGCTTTGGAATATTTGCCGATAGAGCAACTGAATCAGATTTTTAAGGAAGAGCACCGGAGTGGAAAACTGCCGGTGTTTTTCTATGAGCACTGGCAGAAATACCGGCGCCAATTGATGCCGCCAGGGAAGGGAGGTGATAAAAGATGATGTGGCGGTCACATTTGGTCATGGGCCTGGGGGCCGGGTATCTGGTTTCGGGGTTTGATCCGGTTTTGCTGGCGGCAGCGGGACTGGGATCTCTCCTGCCGGACCTGGATCATCCAAACAGCTGGATCGGCAGCAGAATACCGATTCTTCCCACGATTGCGAGGGGAGTTCTGGGGCACCGGGGGGCGCTGCATAGCCT is drawn from Desulforamulus ruminis DSM 2154 and contains these coding sequences:
- a CDS encoding EAL domain-containing protein produces the protein MNETIAQILHKRDISIFFQPIQDMCSEEVFGFEALARGPGDLFSPVNLFRAAKKVGRSQEMELLCFNQALSGLDHFLKPIQIFINISPDTLIQHHEKMIHAIKKYRQHQNRIIIELAEIGLKEKRRMALAEILMDIKQTGIQVALDDVGSGDRSFSNICELPADYLKIDRSIIQGLTKYQNGSAPHYLTALEAMLSIAGNLGAKVIAEGVETPKQYEIVKSAGVHLAQGFYFSQPRPVEYWKFKEVTTC
- a CDS encoding LNS2 domain-containing protein, whose amino-acid sequence is MLIGVDLCNTVTNINYELLQRFNISLKQYPAPEVPKDFFTSAEGLKLFLNARPYTGAQEALFRMAEEGYRVVYMTSRPKLAEFVTRKWLQKHGFPAGSVEFIPGDEKATMARDSGMVAFFDDDPTVIRGLIEKEIPVFVKAAPYNAALSSPNIVRFTDWKQMNSLNQIIKGVTSQC
- a CDS encoding ParM/StbA family protein codes for the protein MLTKILAIDVGYSHVKAVSTESRILIPSIVSPYQEMVLADLSSTDTGHLVKVKKVDGTTIIYFVGELAVKEGRGATFTLDRQKHKHPNHDILVLTASRILEAQPGSTLGVGLPVAYYRTQREELIQHLMGVHGDISVNDSILRRISFGKVIVYPQGAAALITAPGLPQNGLVLLVDVGYKTTDYIVAEVVGGKVRPVSNLCGSVETGIYAVHETIALEYQNQTGMPLSVVNVPQVLSEEGKIIHYGREIDFNLTLEKIKTEIAMNIVDQVTARLGERMAFVRKAYLAGGGAKCLPVLSSMFPVTTILPNAQWANAEGILAVVKQTEEAL